GAATTTTTAGAAAAAGCGGCGTTACATGTAAAAGCTTTGAAGCTCTATCCTTCGGGCATTACGACCAATTCTGAAGGTGGTGTGGCGAGCATGGACATCGAAGTTTTGCGCTCTGTGTTAGAAGCGATGAGTGATTTGGGACTCATTTTATGCGTGCACGGTGAGACCAATGGATTTGTGATGGATCGGGAAAAAGAGTTTGGCTCCATTTATGAAAGTCTAGCTTCGGCTTTTCCAAAACTGAAAATTGTGATGGAGCACATCACCACTAAAGAGAGTGTGGCGCTTTTAGACCGATATGAAAATCTTTATGCCACGATTACACTCCACCATCTTTTGATTACATTAGATGATGTCGCAGGTGGTATGCTTCAACCGCATCTATTCTGTAAACCGATTGCGAAGCGTTATGAAGACAGAGACGCGCTTTTACATGTAAGCCTTAAGGCTCATCCTAAAGTGATGTTTGGAAGTGATTCGGCGCCGCATCCGATTCATAAGAAAGAGTGCTGTGGCTGTGCGGCGGGTGTTTTCACAGCGCCCATCGCACTGCAGGCGTTGGTTGAACTCTTTGACAAACATAACGCCTTAGCAAACCTGCAAGCGTTTGTGAGTAACACTGCACAAACCATTTATGGCTACAAAGCCCCATATAAAGAGGTTGTTTTAGAAAAAACACCCTTTGTAGTAACACACAGTTATGGTGACGTTGTTCCTATGTTTGCAAACGAAACATTAGCTTGGAGTATCAAATATGTCGTATAAAATTCTTATTCTCGAAGACAACACATTGCTACTTCAAACACTCGAAGATTTTTTGAGCGGAAATGGGTATGAATGTACGTTGGTGAAAAGTGGCAAAGAAGCGTTGAAGCAGTGTTATGAACATAAATTTGATCTCTATCTTTTAGATGTCAAAGTGCCAGATATGAACGGATTTGACTTCTTAAAAGAGCTTCGCGCTGCGGGAGATCGCACGCCTGCTATTTTTGTGACATCACTGAATGACCAAGAGAGCCTTGCGAAAGGTTTTATATTGGGTGGGGATGACTACATCAAAAAGCCGTTTGATTTGGAAGAGGTATTGCTGCGCATTAAAGCGTTGCTAGCGCGCGCGAAAGGGATTGTGGATGATTGGCTAAGCATCGATGAAGCGTATAAACTCAATCTTGCGCGCAAACGTCTTTTTTGCAATAAAGAGGAACTTGATATTAACCTCAAAGATTTTGAACTGCTTTATTTATTGGTCAAAGAGCGCGGAAACGTAGTCACCAAAGAGATGATTCACGAGCGCCTTTGGAGCAG
Above is a genomic segment from Sulfurospirillum halorespirans DSM 13726 containing:
- a CDS encoding response regulator transcription factor, with product MSYKILILEDNTLLLQTLEDFLSGNGYECTLVKSGKEALKQCYEHKFDLYLLDVKVPDMNGFDFLKELRAAGDRTPAIFVTSLNDQESLAKGFILGGDDYIKKPFDLEEVLLRIKALLARAKGIVDDWLSIDEAYKLNLARKRLFCNKEELDINLKDFELLYLLVKERGNVVTKEMIHERLWSSSEEINEGSIRVYINNLKKIFGKEVIVNIRGIGYRFEK
- the pyrC gene encoding dihydroorotase, yielding MTHTLISPLDMHLHLRDEAMLKVVAPLSAHSFVGGMIMPNVVPPITTIEAVIAYKERIMSAIGNNVFEPLMTLFFRSDYTREFLEKAALHVKALKLYPSGITTNSEGGVASMDIEVLRSVLEAMSDLGLILCVHGETNGFVMDREKEFGSIYESLASAFPKLKIVMEHITTKESVALLDRYENLYATITLHHLLITLDDVAGGMLQPHLFCKPIAKRYEDRDALLHVSLKAHPKVMFGSDSAPHPIHKKECCGCAAGVFTAPIALQALVELFDKHNALANLQAFVSNTAQTIYGYKAPYKEVVLEKTPFVVTHSYGDVVPMFANETLAWSIKYVV